The Prevotella melaninogenica genome window below encodes:
- the purL gene encoding phosphoribosylformylglycinamidine synthase codes for MILFFRTQSKSVIATEVNHALSDAEINELCWLYGDATYLQNEQTLQGYYVGPRREMITPWSTNAVEITQNMSLDGILRIEEYFPVSSKEADYDPMLQRMYDGLDQTIFTVNHEPEPIKRVEDLEKFNEEEGLALSPEEMEYLHKIEKQNGRPLTDSEIFGFAQINSEHCRHKIFGGEFVIDGKVMESSLFSLIKKTTKENPGKILSAYKDNVAFAQGPEIEQFAPANQSTSDYFRVKPIESVISLKAETHNFPTTVEPFNGAATGTGGEIRDRMGGGVGSWPIAGTAVYMTAYPRLTEDDGTTPALRDWEDILPVRQWLYQTPEQILIKASNGASDFGNKFGQPLITGSLLTFEHQENGEKYAYDKVIMLAGGVGYGTKRDCLKGEPQAGNKVVVVGGDNYRIGLGGGSVSSVDTGRYSNGIELNAIQRANPEMQKRAYNLVRALVEEDNNPVVSIHDHGSAGHLNCLSELVEECGGKIEMTQLPIGDKTLSAKEIIANESQERMGLLIDEKHLDHVKKIAERERAPMYVVGETTGDAHFSFVQGDGVKPFDLDVAQMFGHSPKTIMKDETVERKYENVSYSINKVEEYLQRVLQLEAVACKDWLTNKVDRSVTGKVARQQCQGEIQLPLSDCGVVALDYRGHKGIATALGHAPQAGLASPEAGSVLSVAESLTNIVWAPLADGMDSLSLSANWMWPCRSQKGEDARLYSAVKALSDFCCAIGVNVPTGKDSLSLTQQYPNGDKIISPGTVIVTSGGEVSDVRQVVSPVLVNEKNTRLYHIDFSFDEQRLGGSAFAQSLGKIGSDVPTVKEPQYFCDCFDAVQEMIRRGWILAGHDISAGGLITTLLEMTFANAEGGLHINLHDIKGDDVIKKLFAENPGVVIQVADEHKEEVKEFLTENCIGFARIGTPSPDKRTLSIADGDWKAEFDIDAMRETWYKTSYLLDRKQSMNGMAKKRCQNYKKQPIEMKFNADFTGTLQQYGLDADRWKTSTPNTHHQTPKAAIIREKGTNGEREMAYALYLAGFEVKDVMMTDLITGRETLEEVNMIVFCGGFSNSDVLGSAKGWAGAFLYNPKAKQALDRFYARKDTLSLGICNGCQLMVELNLINPEHKHRAHLCHNTSKKFESSFLNLTIPQNNSVMFGSLSGNKLGIWVAHGEGRFYLPEAEDKYNIIAKYNYAEYPGNPNGSDYNVAGICSADGRHLAMMPHLERAIFPWQQAYYPRERRQDEVTPWIEAFVNARKWVESKL; via the coding sequence ATGATTCTTTTCTTCAGAACTCAGTCCAAAAGCGTGATTGCCACAGAAGTCAATCATGCATTGTCCGACGCGGAAATCAACGAACTTTGTTGGCTCTATGGCGATGCCACCTACTTGCAGAACGAACAGACACTGCAGGGCTACTATGTGGGACCACGCCGTGAGATGATTACTCCTTGGAGTACGAATGCCGTCGAGATTACTCAAAACATGAGTCTTGACGGCATTTTGCGTATAGAGGAGTACTTCCCTGTAAGCAGCAAAGAGGCTGATTATGACCCGATGTTGCAACGTATGTATGATGGTTTGGACCAGACAATCTTCACTGTCAACCACGAGCCAGAGCCTATCAAGCGTGTGGAGGACTTGGAGAAGTTCAACGAAGAGGAAGGCTTAGCACTCTCACCTGAGGAGATGGAGTATCTCCATAAGATTGAGAAGCAGAATGGCCGACCACTCACCGACTCTGAAATCTTCGGTTTCGCACAGATTAACTCTGAGCATTGCCGCCATAAGATTTTCGGTGGAGAGTTCGTCATTGATGGTAAGGTGATGGAGAGCAGTCTCTTCAGCCTCATCAAGAAGACTACAAAAGAGAATCCTGGTAAGATTCTTTCAGCTTATAAAGATAACGTAGCTTTCGCACAAGGTCCAGAGATAGAGCAGTTTGCACCAGCAAACCAAAGCACATCCGACTATTTCCGAGTAAAGCCTATTGAGAGTGTTATCTCTCTGAAAGCCGAGACCCACAACTTCCCAACTACCGTTGAGCCATTCAATGGAGCAGCAACAGGTACGGGTGGTGAGATTCGTGACCGTATGGGCGGTGGCGTTGGTTCATGGCCTATCGCAGGAACAGCAGTCTATATGACCGCTTACCCTCGTCTGACAGAAGATGACGGTACAACTCCAGCCTTACGTGATTGGGAAGACATCCTTCCTGTCCGTCAGTGGCTCTATCAAACTCCAGAGCAGATTCTTATCAAGGCATCTAATGGTGCGAGCGATTTCGGTAATAAGTTTGGTCAGCCATTAATTACTGGTTCACTACTCACATTTGAACATCAAGAGAATGGTGAGAAGTATGCTTACGACAAGGTGATTATGCTTGCAGGTGGCGTTGGTTATGGTACCAAGCGCGACTGTCTGAAGGGTGAACCACAGGCTGGTAACAAGGTAGTTGTCGTTGGTGGTGATAACTATCGTATCGGACTTGGTGGTGGTTCTGTTTCATCAGTTGATACTGGTCGTTACTCAAATGGTATTGAGTTGAATGCCATACAGCGTGCTAATCCAGAGATGCAGAAACGCGCTTATAACCTCGTACGTGCATTGGTAGAAGAAGACAACAACCCAGTTGTTTCTATCCACGACCACGGTTCTGCAGGACACCTGAATTGCTTGAGTGAGCTTGTTGAAGAATGTGGTGGTAAGATTGAAATGACACAGTTACCTATCGGTGACAAGACTTTGAGTGCCAAGGAAATCATCGCCAACGAGTCACAGGAGCGCATGGGCTTACTCATTGACGAGAAGCATCTCGACCACGTGAAGAAAATTGCTGAGCGTGAGCGTGCACCAATGTATGTTGTTGGTGAGACTACAGGTGATGCTCACTTTTCATTTGTACAGGGCGATGGTGTAAAACCATTCGACTTAGACGTAGCACAGATGTTCGGTCATTCTCCAAAGACAATCATGAAGGATGAGACCGTTGAGCGCAAATATGAGAATGTTTCTTATAGTATAAATAAGGTGGAGGAATACCTCCAGCGTGTGCTTCAGTTGGAAGCTGTGGCATGTAAGGACTGGTTGACAAACAAGGTTGATCGCTCCGTAACGGGTAAGGTAGCCCGTCAGCAGTGTCAGGGTGAGATTCAGTTGCCACTCTCAGACTGTGGTGTTGTAGCCTTAGACTATCGTGGCCATAAGGGTATTGCTACCGCACTCGGTCACGCTCCACAGGCAGGACTCGCATCACCAGAGGCAGGCTCTGTCCTTTCCGTAGCTGAATCATTGACCAACATTGTATGGGCACCATTGGCAGACGGCATGGACAGCTTGAGTCTTTCAGCCAACTGGATGTGGCCTTGTCGCTCACAGAAGGGTGAAGATGCTCGTCTTTATAGTGCGGTTAAGGCATTATCAGACTTCTGTTGTGCTATCGGTGTGAACGTTCCAACGGGTAAGGATTCACTTTCTCTGACTCAGCAATATCCTAATGGAGATAAGATTATCTCTCCAGGAACCGTCATTGTGACCAGTGGTGGTGAGGTAAGCGATGTTCGTCAGGTGGTTTCTCCAGTACTTGTTAATGAAAAGAACACACGCCTCTATCATATCGACTTCAGTTTTGACGAGCAGCGTTTAGGTGGTTCAGCCTTTGCACAGAGTCTCGGAAAGATTGGCAGTGACGTTCCAACCGTGAAAGAACCACAGTACTTCTGCGACTGTTTCGATGCTGTACAGGAGATGATTCGCCGTGGATGGATACTTGCTGGACACGACATTTCAGCAGGTGGTTTGATTACAACATTGCTTGAAATGACCTTTGCTAATGCTGAAGGTGGTTTGCATATCAACCTTCATGATATCAAGGGTGACGATGTAATCAAGAAGCTTTTTGCAGAGAACCCAGGTGTTGTTATTCAGGTTGCTGATGAACATAAGGAAGAAGTCAAAGAGTTCTTGACAGAGAACTGTATCGGATTTGCTCGTATCGGTACACCAAGTCCTGATAAGCGCACGCTCAGCATCGCTGATGGCGATTGGAAGGCAGAATTCGATATTGATGCAATGCGTGAGACATGGTATAAGACTTCGTACTTGCTCGATCGCAAACAAAGTATGAATGGCATGGCTAAGAAGCGCTGCCAGAACTATAAGAAGCAGCCAATCGAGATGAAGTTTAATGCAGACTTCACAGGTACACTCCAGCAGTATGGACTCGATGCAGACCGTTGGAAGACTTCAACACCTAACACCCATCACCAAACACCAAAGGCAGCTATCATTCGTGAGAAGGGTACCAATGGTGAGCGTGAGATGGCTTACGCACTCTATTTGGCAGGCTTTGAGGTGAAAGACGTCATGATGACCGACCTTATCACTGGTCGTGAGACTTTGGAAGAAGTAAATATGATTGTCTTCTGCGGTGGCTTCTCTAACTCAGACGTACTTGGTTCTGCAAAGGGATGGGCTGGTGCTTTCCTCTATAACCCAAAGGCTAAGCAGGCACTTGACCGCTTCTATGCACGCAAAGATACACTTTCATTGGGTATCTGTAACGGTTGTCAGTTGATGGTTGAGTTGAACCTTATCAATCCAGAGCACAAGCATCGTGCTCACCTCTGCCACAATACCAGCAAGAAGTTTGAGAGTTCATTCTTGAACTTGACCATTCCACAGAACAATAGTGTGATGTTCGGTTCTTTGAGCGGCAACAAACTCGGTATCTGGGTAGCACACGGTGAGGGTCGTTTCTACCTCCCAGAGGCAGAAGATAAGTACAATATCATCGCTAAATACAACTACGCTGAATATCCAGGCAACCCTAACGGCTCTGACTATAATGTAGCAGGTATCTGCTCTGCAGATGGTCGTCACCTTGCAATGATGCCACACTTGGAGCGTGCTATCTTCCCATGGCAGCAGGCTTACTATCCACGTGAGCGTCGTCAGGACGAGGTTACACCATGGATTGAGGCATTTGTAAATGCTCGTAAGTGGGTTGAAAGCAAATTGTAA
- a CDS encoding OmpA family protein has translation MKKSLFIVALALGTLAFSSCASKKDLENCRTENNQLTADYQNAKETIAANNARIKSLEDQLAQARESAAALQGSLDNSLRNANSNNINISKLVDQINESNQYIRHLVEVKSKSDSLNMVLTNNLTRSLSREELKEVDVQVLKGVVYISLADNMLYKSGSYEVNDRAEQTLSKIAKIITDYKDYDVLIEGNTDNVPINTTTDKMKNIRNNWDLSCLRAASVAQYLQDRFGVNPKRLTAGGRGEYNPLATNDTELGKQRNRRTQIIITPKLDQFMDLIGEAPEAKATK, from the coding sequence ATGAAAAAGAGTCTTTTTATTGTAGCTTTGGCGTTGGGTACACTTGCATTTAGCAGTTGTGCCAGCAAGAAAGATTTGGAGAATTGTCGTACAGAGAATAATCAGTTGACGGCAGATTATCAGAATGCTAAGGAAACGATTGCTGCCAATAATGCACGTATCAAGAGTTTGGAAGATCAGTTGGCTCAGGCAAGAGAGAGTGCTGCTGCATTGCAGGGTAGTCTTGATAACAGTTTGAGAAATGCCAATTCAAACAATATCAACATTTCTAAACTTGTTGATCAGATTAACGAGAGTAATCAGTATATCCGTCACTTGGTTGAGGTGAAGTCTAAGAGCGATTCTTTGAATATGGTGTTGACAAACAATCTTACCCGTTCTTTGAGCCGTGAGGAGTTGAAGGAGGTTGATGTACAGGTTCTGAAGGGCGTTGTTTATATCTCTTTGGCTGACAATATGCTTTATAAGAGCGGTTCTTATGAGGTGAATGATCGTGCTGAGCAGACATTGAGCAAGATTGCTAAGATTATTACTGATTATAAGGATTATGATGTGCTGATTGAGGGTAACACTGATAATGTGCCTATCAACACTACTACAGACAAGATGAAAAATATCCGTAATAACTGGGATCTCTCTTGTCTCCGTGCAGCTTCTGTTGCACAGTATCTGCAGGATCGCTTCGGTGTAAATCCTAAGCGTTTGACTGCTGGTGGTCGTGGTGAGTATAACCCACTCGCAACTAATGATACTGAGTTGGGTAAGCAGCGTAACCGCCGTACGCAGATTATCATTACTCCAAAGCTTGATCAGTTCATGGATCTCATTGGTGAGGCTCCAGAGGCTAAGGCTACAAAGTAA
- a CDS encoding DUF1304 family protein, giving the protein MEVEELSRPAVSTLFKNQGVYNLLLAVLILIAVWVTNDLFWTRCFLSYVALVAIYGGITSSPTIILKQGAPALVALIYSFVLL; this is encoded by the coding sequence ATGGAAGTGGAGGAATTAAGTCGCCCAGCTGTATCTACGTTATTTAAAAATCAAGGTGTCTATAATCTTTTATTGGCAGTGTTGATTTTAATAGCAGTTTGGGTTACGAATGATTTGTTTTGGACACGTTGTTTTTTGTCATATGTAGCATTGGTGGCTATTTATGGCGGTATTACAAGTAGTCCAACTATTATTTTAAAGCAGGGTGCGCCAGCTTTGGTGGCATTAATATATAGTTTTGTTCTATTGTAG
- a CDS encoding cob(I)yrinic acid a,c-diamide adenosyltransferase, translated as MKIYTKTGDKGMTSLCDGSRLSKDDMRIEAYGTLDELNANIGLLISLLQADTLKEGYTFVSLIDFLVEIQEELFVIGGQLACAEIKEDDRFCTQKLIKEIEIDIDKLSSQLPVQHHFVLPGGTLPAAQSHVCRTICRRAERRIVTLSHIAIVSPEIFKFVNRLSDYFFILSRYLNNDSSLSEKTWKNTCR; from the coding sequence ATGAAGATATATACGAAGACAGGTGACAAGGGTATGACCTCCTTATGTGATGGTAGTCGCTTATCGAAAGATGATATGCGTATAGAAGCATATGGAACATTAGACGAATTAAATGCGAATATAGGTTTACTTATCTCGTTACTGCAAGCAGATACCTTAAAAGAAGGATATACTTTTGTCAGCTTAATTGATTTTTTGGTGGAAATTCAAGAAGAACTCTTTGTAATTGGTGGGCAACTCGCCTGTGCAGAGATAAAGGAAGACGACCGTTTTTGCACACAAAAACTTATTAAGGAGATAGAAATAGATATCGATAAACTCTCATCCCAACTCCCTGTACAGCATCATTTTGTTCTACCAGGAGGAACTCTACCAGCTGCTCAAAGTCATGTTTGTCGTACAATCTGTCGCCGTGCAGAGCGTCGAATAGTAACACTATCCCATATCGCAATAGTTTCACCTGAAATCTTTAAGTTTGTCAACAGATTATCAGATTATTTCTTCATTTTGTCACGTTATTTGAATAATGATAGTAGTTTAAGTGAAAAAACATGGAAAAATACTTGCAGATAA
- a CDS encoding DUF2795 domain-containing protein, producing MYWTLELASKLEDAPWPATKDELIDYAMRSGAPLEVLENLQEIEDEGDVYDSIEDIWPDYPSKDDFLWNEDEY from the coding sequence ATGTATTGGACACTTGAATTGGCCTCTAAGCTGGAAGATGCTCCATGGCCTGCAACAAAAGATGAGCTGATTGACTATGCAATGCGATCAGGTGCACCACTTGAGGTTCTTGAGAATCTTCAAGAAATTGAAGACGAAGGAGATGTCTATGATAGTATCGAGGATATTTGGCCTGACTATCCTTCAAAGGACGATTTCTTGTGGAATGAAGACGAATATTAA
- a CDS encoding PorP/SprF family type IX secretion system membrane protein, protein MFKRLILIFSLTCLIGNSVKAQYDPSYSHYWAMEPSFNPATVGKDNKLNVVGAYALDFTGYEHNPNTFYVGADMPIYFMKQYHGVGISILNDKLGAFVHQRVAGQYAFRKDLWGGMLSAGVQVGMLFEKLDGSKLDPEESSDPALAQGEVNGQGLDLGVGVYYTHKNWYVGASVQHLNAPLVDLGETNELQINRTYYLTGGYNIKLRNPFLTIPTSVLARYDGVNYRADFTARLVYTHEKKVLYGGVSYSPTNSVTAMIGGTFHGINLGYSYEMYTGTAAFKNGSHGLFVSYQTDINLQKKGRNKHKSVRFL, encoded by the coding sequence GTGTTTAAACGTTTAATACTCATATTTTCACTCACTTGTCTGATAGGGAACTCTGTCAAGGCACAGTACGATCCGTCTTATAGTCACTATTGGGCGATGGAGCCATCGTTCAATCCTGCTACGGTTGGAAAGGACAATAAACTGAATGTTGTGGGTGCATATGCTCTTGACTTTACAGGTTATGAACACAATCCAAACACTTTCTATGTCGGAGCAGACATGCCTATCTATTTCATGAAGCAATATCATGGTGTGGGCATTTCTATTTTGAATGATAAGTTAGGAGCCTTTGTTCATCAGCGTGTAGCGGGACAATACGCTTTTCGTAAGGACCTTTGGGGTGGAATGCTATCTGCAGGTGTTCAGGTGGGTATGCTTTTTGAAAAATTAGATGGCTCTAAGTTAGACCCAGAAGAGTCAAGCGATCCAGCTTTAGCACAAGGAGAAGTCAATGGTCAAGGACTCGATTTGGGAGTTGGAGTTTATTATACGCATAAGAACTGGTATGTTGGTGCATCTGTTCAGCATCTCAATGCGCCCTTAGTAGATTTGGGAGAGACCAATGAATTACAGATAAATCGAACATATTATTTAACGGGTGGATACAATATTAAATTACGAAATCCGTTTCTTACTATACCGACTTCTGTCTTGGCACGGTATGATGGCGTAAACTATCGGGCTGATTTCACCGCTCGATTAGTCTACACACACGAGAAGAAAGTACTTTACGGAGGAGTCTCTTATAGTCCAACAAACTCAGTGACAGCCATGATTGGTGGAACATTCCACGGAATTAACTTGGGTTATAGCTATGAGATGTACACGGGTACAGCAGCTTTCAAGAATGGTAGTCATGGGCTGTTTGTCAGCTATCAAACCGATATAAACCTGCAGAAGAAAGGTAGGAACAAACATAAAAGCGTAAGATTTCTATAG
- a CDS encoding SUMF1/EgtB/PvdO family nonheme iron enzyme, giving the protein MKMKKSIVAICLGALVLGTLTGCFAGKSTASSGRGGEVTGVGGGRAFREPAPYGMTLVKRGWLRMGLEKQDSLWGKKTPVKDISVDGFWMDETEVTNSEYKQFVEWVRDSIIRTRLADPAYGGDESYMITEDKNGDPVTPHLDWNKRLPRKPNEDEQRAFESLYVTNPVTGEKSIDGRQLNYRYEIYDYTSAALRRNRLNPQERNLNTDITVDPNEVVMISKDTAYVDENGVIHSETINRPLTGPWDFLNTYIVNIYPDTTCWVNDFRNSDNEIYLRNYFSNPTYNNYPVVGVTWEQANAFCAWRTEYLLKGLGKEARYVQRYRLPTEAEWEFAARGKNQDEFPWDNQNVKNGNGCFYANFKPDRGNYTKDGNLITSKVGIYGANSNGLYDMAGNVAEWTSTIYTEAGVDAMNDLNPQLDYKAAKEDPYRLKKKSVRGGSWKDPESYIRSAWRTWEYQNQPRSYIGFRCVRSLASSSSEAAKENKKSSKKKRR; this is encoded by the coding sequence ATGAAAATGAAGAAAAGTATAGTTGCCATTTGTCTTGGTGCACTCGTCTTGGGAACATTGACAGGCTGTTTTGCTGGTAAGTCAACCGCTTCGTCAGGTCGTGGCGGTGAGGTTACTGGCGTTGGTGGAGGTCGTGCCTTCCGCGAACCAGCACCTTACGGCATGACACTTGTCAAGCGTGGCTGGTTAAGAATGGGTTTGGAAAAGCAGGACTCCCTATGGGGTAAGAAGACACCTGTAAAGGACATCTCTGTTGATGGATTCTGGATGGATGAAACAGAGGTGACCAATTCCGAGTACAAGCAGTTTGTAGAGTGGGTTCGTGATTCAATTATCCGTACCCGTTTGGCAGATCCTGCATATGGTGGTGATGAAAGCTATATGATTACAGAAGACAAGAATGGCGATCCCGTCACACCCCACTTGGACTGGAACAAGCGACTTCCTCGTAAGCCTAATGAGGATGAGCAGCGTGCTTTCGAGAGCCTTTATGTAACTAATCCAGTAACAGGTGAGAAGAGCATTGATGGCAGACAGTTGAACTATCGTTATGAGATTTATGATTATACATCAGCTGCCCTTCGTCGTAACCGTTTGAATCCACAGGAGCGTAATTTAAATACGGATATCACAGTCGACCCTAATGAGGTTGTGATGATATCAAAGGATACAGCTTATGTCGATGAAAACGGCGTTATTCATAGCGAGACCATCAATCGTCCGTTGACAGGTCCTTGGGACTTCCTCAATACCTATATCGTTAATATCTATCCAGATACAACTTGTTGGGTGAATGACTTCCGTAATTCTGATAATGAGATTTATCTCCGTAATTACTTCAGTAATCCAACTTATAACAACTACCCTGTAGTAGGTGTAACATGGGAGCAGGCTAATGCTTTCTGTGCTTGGCGTACGGAGTATCTGCTTAAGGGCTTAGGAAAAGAGGCGCGCTATGTACAGCGTTATCGCCTTCCTACAGAAGCAGAGTGGGAGTTTGCGGCTCGTGGAAAGAATCAAGATGAGTTCCCTTGGGATAATCAAAACGTTAAGAATGGTAACGGTTGTTTCTATGCCAACTTTAAACCAGACCGTGGAAACTACACCAAAGACGGTAACTTGATTACAAGTAAGGTGGGAATCTATGGTGCAAACTCTAATGGTTTGTATGATATGGCAGGTAATGTTGCCGAGTGGACAAGTACCATTTATACAGAGGCTGGTGTTGATGCGATGAATGACCTCAATCCACAGTTAGACTATAAAGCAGCCAAAGAAGACCCATATCGCTTGAAGAAGAAGAGTGTTCGTGGTGGTAGCTGGAAGGATCCAGAGAGCTATATTCGCAGTGCTTGGCGTACTTGGGAGTATCAGAACCAACCACGTAGCTACATCGGTTTCCGTTGTGTTCGTAGTCTTGCAAGTTCTTCAAGTGAGGCAGCTAAAGAGAATAAGAAAAGCAGTAAGAAAAAGAGAAGATAA